In Lodderomyces elongisporus chromosome 2, complete sequence, the following proteins share a genomic window:
- the MZM1 gene encoding Mitochondrial zinc maintenance protein 1, mitochondrial codes for MSAKLAYRNALKAINIAFKNDQPMLGAAKQQIRSGIMSNAQLTKPEEVAEAVKKLDEVSKFIRHNLVQGKLQEDGRYFLDFHKEIELGDNETIKNSKAEMGSLSGAKGKSIRVAKCS; via the coding sequence ATGTCTGCAAAGTTAGCATATAGGAATGCGCTCAAGGCAATAAATATTGCATTCAAGAATGACCAGCCGATGCTTGGTGCTGCTAAACAGCAGATCAGGTCGGGGATAATGAGCAATGCCCAGTTGACAAAGCCAGAAGAAGTTGCTGAAGCTGTTAAGAAGTTAGACGAAGTGAGCAAATTCATTAGACATAACCTTGTACAGGGCAAGTTACAAGAAGATGGTCGATATTTCTTGGATTTCCATAAGGAGATTGAGTTGGGTGATAATGAGACAATCAAGAATTCCAAAGCTGAGATGGGTAGTTTAAGCGGAGCCAAGGGAAAGAGCATTAGAGTTGCCAAATGCAGTTAA
- the GPP1 gene encoding DL-glycerol-3-phosphatase has protein sequence MTKQQQPAVFYCNAALFDCDGTLVNSTGAISEFWREFGKTRPHVNPEEIIRTSHGCRTFDVIKKWSPEDAEPVQVTEWEGNIPDSFGQHAKAIPGSVELVKAFDKYSEQTHDGKQKWAVVTSGTLPLATKWLKLLTIEKPDVFITAEKVTKGKPHPMGYQNARETLGYGSEHAKVVVFEDAPAGIEAGEKAGAMVVGICSTYDPEKVRKAGANIVVKDLSSFRIEGYNKETEEFKVVVDEYFYADPVFLEESA, from the coding sequence ATGActaagcaacaacaaccagcCGTCTTTTACTGTAACGCAGCCTTGTTTGACTGTGACGGAACATTAGTCAACTCTACCGGTGCCATCTCTGAATTCTGGAGAGAATTCGGAAAGACTAGACCACACGTTAACCCAGAAGAAATTATTAGAACATCACACGGATGCCGTACTTTTGATGTCATCAAGAAATGGTCACCAGAAGATGCTGAACCAGTGCAAGTTACCGAATGGGAAGGTAACATTCCAGACTCTTTTGGTCAACACGCCAAAGCCATTCCAGGTTCAGTCGAACTCGTTAAGGCATTTGACAAGTACTCTGAACAAACACACGATGGTAAACAAAAGTGGGCAGTTGTGACATCTGGTACATTGCCATTGGCCACAAAATGGCTTAAATTGTTGACAATTGAAAAGCCAGATGTGTTTATCACCGCTGAAAAAGTCACCAAGGGTAAGCCACACCCAATGGGATACCAAAACGCTAGAGAAACATTGGGTTACGGCTCAGAACACGCCAAGGTTGTCGTGTTTGAAGACGCCCCAGCCGGTATTGAGGCTGGTGAAAAGGCCGGTGCCATGGTTGTTGGTATCTGCTCAACCTACGACCCAGAAAAGGTTAGAAAAGCCGGTGCAAACATTGTGGTGAAGGACTTGTCCAGCTTCCGTATAGAAGGCTACAACAAGGAAACTGAAGAGTTTAAGGTTGTGGTTGACGAATACTTTTACGCTGACCCAGTATTTTTAGAAGAATCTGCTTAA
- the TPT1 gene encoding tRNA 2'-phosphotransferase → MSTSISKTPLQTKTTSRRDVLISKALSYLLRHGAEKENLAIDNSGYVPIVQILQHQRLKSFKTTREDIERIVAENDKQRFSINAEEDTICANQGHSLSSVSGTLDLLTKAQLAEMAIYHGTYKKKLPLILGSGGLSRMNRNHIHFTCEQYHTISGIRNSANCLIYIDTDKCIDEYGLQFFKSANNVILCAGNEHGVIPVDCFAKVVDLKGQPVKVVVERETGKEVAKDAKSS, encoded by the coding sequence ATGTCAACATCCATTTCAAAAACACCTTTACAGACAAAGACAACGTCAAGGAGAGATGTGTTAATATCTAAAGCGTTGTCATACCTTCTTCGACATGGTGCAGAGAAGGAGAATTTGGCCATTGACAATCTGGGCTATGTACCTATTGTCCAGATTTTGCAACACCAACGATTGAAAAGTTTCAAGACGACGAGGGAAGATATAGAGCGGATTGTTGCCGAGAATGATAAGCAGAGGTTTAGTATAAATGCGGAGGAGGATACGATATGTGCTAACCAGGGccattctctttcttccgTTAGTGGGACATTAGATCTTTTGACTAAAGCACAATTGGCTGAGATGGCAATTTATCATGGCACatacaagaagaaactaCCATTGATTCTTGGGAGTGGTGGATTGAGCAGAATGAATAGGaaccatatacattttacATGCGAGCAATATCATACAATATCGGGGATCAGGAACTCTGCGAATTGCTTGATATATATTGATACGGACAAGTGTATTGATGAATATGGATTGCAGTTTTTCAAGAGTGCAAATAATGTGATATTGTGTGCTGGGAATGAGCACGGTGTTATCCCGGTGGATTGTTTTGCCAAAGTTGTTGACTTGAAGGGACAGCCAGTgaaggtggtggtggaaaGAGAAACTGGAAAAGAGGTTGCAAAAGATGCTAAATCGAGTTAA
- a CDS encoding uncharacterized protein (MEROPS:MER0011023), producing the protein MNNKDVLGAKDVLSRGNGREKSNVLGFHPTNNLLKESNTKRDSETSFYRSRNVEELLSKSAKSRAELNEFVKADQNKSPMVSDKGGNVSVNARYNKLHKLQKQLNLRKKNDFHTSIQKPSFVKDCFGNKLELEKVHLTEKPIAHSPIRDYGYDKETRTNDDNEISNNNSNNNSNNNIERRGQCFNVYIAISSNRRYIYLTKDGIPIDNYIINFETQLEKVVLSKEKIRLVLLSGPDIIAKFKDGGMEIKKYFKDHSIDKVHTNFASEEEQAVSVGSSPRQLRLQPVPQPLPQSQLQSQLQSQSLLSSPKSPSSAMRDPLKDLVPTRARRHSPRHGRQDENFVIAKEPEEVNNEKDEEKTHFALPVRSSPRRKTRQSEVFPADDSSEAYMKFFEKLSHPQPNEKIPKLVPSLRYQFDDGTEMIIDDEDLSSLFHHNWVNDKIIDFGLKYSMEQAVKENLVNADDIYAFSCYFYIKLIQKDARSKDTPPYYENIKRWLRRIDLLSYQYIILPINLDSHWFCCIIRNLPDLIKIKDVPSMDNGEKMIAEGAKDHSNGQIENENENENGNKKSEQEQEQEQEQNKRQNKKDLETIEMDEITDNIDDIEVNSASSSEEMNGALSQGLDSQTGRSNGKAEIFVFDSLGTRRDSVKIPLKEFIIGYCKDKHSIEVSRDQIRVTAAKVPRQNNFNDCGVHVLYNVRKWLQKITECESHWRRYQFGATKLLFPAEERSKERHYWIDILLRLHSEQKLKEQALGLSRVKNKDDGDDNDDDNDKNNNGNNNNTNKDNGDNDDDDDDDIEIVEESYYPYYNENSQDQDSGQNVSIDYNNDNDNDKSQSTKTNSIGNEKLKNLDINQHPVEKDVVKSSSANLVDDSTTDVRTHQHDNLSTTEQGLQAQPDQPTQISKPVTSSVQVSRKLPEPLKTTHDNQAKNIDHKDYESNSLQDKNVDLSLSRENFEKINIHAESDCKEPPKADTKMLQIQKRISDATKSASTRKKSLVDHSKPSLSKHNRSVGVETGIIDGSSVGGKNATKSSKHHREDIGTKSVEVEKHEKLEKKMNLGRESPAISEDIVDVSSDEDLRQSVKSNSDIMEKMKPLSNENTIETVDLRSPIRKGPQTSRPPITKTVKETYIKSNSPTASKQSIANGKVIDPIKQVPDSSKKHSAIRILRKDASSIDLTKEDRPAVHGKGKRRRLL; encoded by the coding sequence ATGAATAACAAGGATGTTTTGGGAGCCAAAGATGTTTTACTGAGAGGAAatggaagagaaaaaagtaatgTCTTGGGGTTCCATCCAACAAATAATTTGTTAAAAGAGTCAAATACAAAGAGAGACTCAGAGACGTCCTTTTATCGAAGCAGAAACGTTGAAGAGCTTCTTCTGAAGTCAGCTAAAAGTCGAGCAGAACTAAATGAGTTTGTCAAAGCGGATCAAAATAAATCACCAATGGTATCGGATAAAGGAGGTAATGTTAGCGTAAATGCAAGGTACAATAAGCTTCATAAATTGCAGAAACAGCTAAACTTGCGCAAAAAAAACGATTTCCATACATCCATTCAAAAGCCGTCCTTTGTCAAAGATTGTTTTGGCAACaaattggaattggaaaagGTCCATTTGACGGAGAAGCCAATTGCGCACCTGCCAATACGAGATTATGGATACGACAAAGAAACACGTACCAATGACGACAATGAGATtagcaataacaacagtaataacaacagtaacaacaacattgaAAGGCGTGGACAGTGTTTCAACGTATACATTGCTATTTCATCAAATCGacgatatatatatctcaCAAAAGATGGCATACCAATAGATAATTATATTATTAACTTTGAGACTCAGcttgaaaaagttgttttaTCTAAGGAAAAAATACGTCTTGTATTGTTGAGTGGACCCGATATCATTGCAAAATTTAAAGATGGGGGaatggaaataaaaaaatattttaaAGACCACTCAATTGATAAAGTCCATACAAATTTTGCtagtgaagaagaacaagcgGTATCAGTGGGCTCTCTGCCTCGTCAGCTACGACTACAACCCGTACCACAACCATTACCACAACTGCAattgcaactgcaactacAACTGCAGCTGCTTTTGTCGCTGCCAAAACTGCCGTCATCAGCAATGCGCGATCCTCTCAAAGATTTAGTACCAACACGTGCTAGAAGACATAGCCCCAGACATGGTAGACAAGATGAAAATTTTGTGATTGCTAAAGAGCCTGAAGAAGTGAACAATGAAAAAGACGAAGAAAAGACACATTTTGCATTGCCCGTGAGGTCACTGCCGAGAAGAAAGACTCGTCAGCTGGAAGTTTTTCCTGCAGACGATAGTAGTGAGGCTTATATGaagttttttgaaaagttaTCGCATCCTCAACCAAATGAAAAGATTCCAAAGCTTGTACCGAGTCTACGTTATCAATTTGATGATGGCACAGAAATGATTATAGACGATGAGGATTTATCTAGTCTATTCCACCACAACTGGGTGAATGACAAGATCATCGATTTTGGCTTAAAGTACCTGATGGAGCAAGCAGTCAAAGAAAATTTGGTAAATGCAGATGATATATATGCATTTAGctgttatttttatataaagTTGATTCAAAAGGATGCACGTTCTAAAGACACACCACCATATTATGAAAATATTAAACGATGGTTGCGGAGGATCGATCTATTGAGTTATCAATATATCATACTCCCAATAAACTTAGACCTGCATTGGTTCTGTTGTATTATTCGGAATTTGCCAGATTTGATCAAAATTAAGGATGTACCATCAATGGATAATGGCGAGAAAATGATAGCGGAGGGAGCTAAAGACCATAGCAATGgccaaattgaaaatgaaaatgaaaatgaaaatggtaacaaaaaactggaacaggaacaggaacaggaacaggaacagaacaaaagacagaacaaaaaagatttagaaacaattgaaatGGATGAGATTACAGACAACATTGATGATATCGAGGTCAATTCTGCTTCAAGTCTGGAAGAGATGAATGGCGCGCTCTCGCAAGGTTTAGATTCCCAAACTGGTAGGTCAAATGGTAAGGCTGAgatatttgtatttgacaGCTTGGGGACCAGAAGAGATAGCGTGAAAATACCATTAAAGGAATTCATAATTGGCTATTGCAAAGATAAACATAGTATCGAAGTACTGCGAGATCAAATCCGCGTTACAGCGGCTAAGGTTCCAagacaaaacaattttAATGACTGTGGTGTTCATGTTTTGTATAATGTGCGAAAatggttgcaaaagattACCGAGTGCGAGTCTCACTGGAGACGGTATCAGTTTGGAGCAACAAAGCTATTATTTCCAGcagaagaaagaagcaaGGAAAGACACTATTGGATTGATATTTTGCTTCGATTGCATCTGGAAcaaaaactaaaagaaCAAGCTTTAGGATTGTCGCGtgtgaaaaataaagatgatggtgatgacaatgatgatgataatgataaaaataataacggcaacaataacaatactAACAAAGATAACggtgataatgatgatgatgatgatgatgatataGAAATTGTGGAGGAAAGTTATTATCCATATTACAACGAAAACAGTCAGGATCAAGACAGCGGCCAAAATGTTTCAATTGActataataatgataatgataatgataaaaGTCAAAGTACAAAGACAAATAGCATTGGGAATGAAAAGCTAAAGAATTTGGACATTAATCAGCATCCAGTGGAAAAAGATGTCGTTAAATCCTCATCTGCGAATTTGGTAGATGATTCAACGACTGATGTTCGAACACACCAACACGATAATTTATCGACCACGGAACAAGGTTTGCAGGCACAACCAGATCAACCAACTCAGATATCTAAACCTGTAACTTCAAGTGTACAAGTGTCTCGGAAGTTGCCCGAGCCGCTAAAAACTACGCATGATAATCAGGCAAAGAATATTGATCACAAGGACTATGAAAGCAATAGCTTGCAAGATAAAAACGTTGATTTGTCTTTATCTCGagaaaattttgaaaagattaataTTCATGCTGAAAGTGACTGTAAAGAGCCACCTAAGGCAGACACCAAGATGTTACAGATACAAAAACGGATAAGCGATGCAACGAAATCCGCGTCGACTCGTAAAAAGAGCCTTGTTGATCATTCAAAGCCCAGCTTATCCAAACATAATAGACTGGTTGGAGTGGAAACGGGGATTATTGATGGCAGTTCAGTAGGTGGTAAAAATGCAACAAAATCAAGTAAGCATCATCGAGAAGACATTGGTACTAAATCAGTAGAAGTGGAAAAACATGAGAAACTcgagaaaaagatgaactTGGGAAGAGAATCACCAGCAATATCAGAGgacattgttgatgtttcCTCTGATGAAGATTTGAGACAATCGGTTAAAAGTAATAGTGATATAATGGAGAAGATGAAACCTTTAAGTAATGAGAACACTATTGAGACAGTGGACTTGAGGAGCCCAATTCGCAAAGGTCCTCAAACATCCCGTCCTCCTATCACGAAAACAGTTAAGGAGACTTATATAAAGAGCAATAGTCCAACAGCATCGAAACAAAGCATAGCTAATGGAAAGGTCATCGATCCCATCAAACAAGTACCAGATAGTCTGAAAAAACATTCTGCAATTAGAATATTACGCAAAGATGCGTCATCTATTGATTTGACAAAAGAAGATCGGCCAGCAGTACATGGCAAAGGTAAAAGACGTAGGTTATTGTAG
- the RPT2 gene encoding ATPase of 26S proteasome regulatory subunit 4 gives MGQGSSMPGGANPNKKKDDKKKEKPKYEPPVESKFGKKRRKGPDTAVKLPTVYPNTRCKLKLLKLERIKDHLLLEEELVFNQEAVQPTEARQAEEREKIDELRGYPMAIGTLEEIIDDDHAIVSSTASSEYYVPIMSFVDKGLLEPGCSVLLHHKTVAVVGVLQDDADPMVSVMKLDKSPTESYADIGGLESQIQEIKESVELPLTHPELYEEMGIKPPKGVILYGAPGTGKTLLAKAVANSTSATFLRIVGSELIQKYLGDGPRLCRQIFQIAAEHAPSIVFIDEIDAIGTKRYESTSGGEREIQRTMLELLNQLDGFDDRGDIKVIMATNKIESLDPALIRPGRIDRKILFENPDANTKKKILTIHTSKMNLAEDVNLDEIVTGKDDLSGADIKAICTEAGLLALRERRMQVKADDFKAAKERVLKNKVEENLEGLYL, from the coding sequence ATGGGTCAAGGATCTTCGATGCCAGGTGGTGCAAACCccaacaagaagaaagatgataaaaagaaagagaaaccAAAGTATGAGCCACCAGTGGAATCCAAGTTTggtaaaaagagaagaaagggTCCAGATACCGCAGTGAAATTACCTACAGTGTATCCAAACACAAGATGTAAATTGAAGTTATTGAAGTTGGAAAGAATCAAAGACCACTTGTTGTTAGAAGAGGAGTTGGTGTTCAACCAAGAGGCAGTACAACCAACAGAGGCGAGACAGGCAgaggaaagggaaaagatTGATGAATTACGAGGTTACCCAATGGCTATCGGAACATTGGAGGAGATTATCGACGATGATCACGCTATTGTTTCCAGTACAGCAAGCTCGGAGTATTATGTTCCAATCATGTCCTTTGTTGATAAAGGGTTATTGGAGCCTGGATGCTCAGTCTTGCTACATCACAAGACTGTggctgttgttggtgtgCTTCAAGACGATGCTGACCCAATGGTATCGGTGATGAAATTGGACAAGTCGCCGACAGAATCATATGCCGATATTGGTGGTTTGGAATCACAGATTCAAGAGATTAAGGAATCTGTTGAATTACCATTAACTCATCCTGAATTGTATGAAGAAATGGGTATCAAGCCACCAAAGGGTGTTATATTGTATGGTGCACCAGGTACCGGTAAAACACTTTTAGCCAAGGCAGTGGCGAACCTGACGTCAGCAACTTTCTTGAGAATTGTAGGTTCAGAATTGATTCAAAAGTACTTGGGTGATGGACCAAGGTTGTGTAGACAGATCTTTCAAATCGCAGCAGAACATGCACCATCAATTGTCTTTATAGATGAAATCGATGCTATTGGTACAAAGAGATACGAGTCAACTTCaggaggagaaagagaaattcAAAGAACCATGTTGGAATTGTTAAACCAATTGGATGGTTTCGATGATAGAGGCGACATCAAGGTAATCATGGCCACGAATAAAATAGAGAGCCTTGATCCAGCGTTAATTAGACCTGGAAGAATTGATAGAAAgattctttttgaaaatccAGATGCtaatacaaagaaaaagattctTACCATTCATACATCAAAGATGAATTTGGCAGAAGATGTCAATTTGGATGAGATTGTTACAGGAAAAGATGATTTATCAGGTGCTGACATTAAGGCAATTTGTACCGAGGCTGGTCTTTTGGCATTAAGGGAAAGACGAATGCAAGTCAAGGCGGATGATTTCAAAGCTGCTAAGGAACGTGTCTTGAAGAATAAGGTAGAGGAGAATTTGGAAGGTTTATACTTGTAA
- the UTP8 gene encoding U3 snoRNP protein: MSSPSFTNQFPVAVLPRVGDVDLNERVAFPPLTSLASSSDDLTVVDFAVSKSMIASYLIKPSPKLLWSYALRPSAIVESIDVLDQNADGKKYYLVGITERRNYQILLVETDVGTTADGNVNITTSKEYTLTKTDDRILLVKFLSLQKILVSYASGTVEIISFDSEKDEDALQSSTKIESKRREHVIYSTMVTDLEGTLLLKVSKPTSSKTTLIYKLISITFDTTQSLAEVQNIQKEFKSDSCSFAYNAGILYQYYDSRIEAISIVNFTNTKHTLALDSIIEPNFAVSLKAPAPDRVLLANGDKLYLINVKYGALLSEYKSVSSSSNPVADIVSICQVISVKGQSQNTLNTTAFYLNLKNKDKNLYLNVVDVNVGQNKLSECLGKALTFASGKSLQNPKDLYDENSLKTTSHTDANGHSKSELDEVYDSLKEAQEQKDIDQWESILIPYLKNKKSWKEIKQKQKQKNLKSRKKDQVYQFKEFEVEHDRIVNIEFVQSLFELIFVTSPSLQFKDADFIPEYTLMYLLTSPIFPSSYAQGLIPLFEQVNNKTLMRQAIITCSNIPLKDLVQQFVKESDLDVFTDLIDRIVVNYSISEITAVFNEVVKSYDGAIDIIGLVNKLLAVKTYNNWNLIEILININGLFNWTDENIERMESLVDSKIEVLDINAYNVTLVDQVALKKNQIANSSKKQKQKEKQIMDVEAMGLLKITDQTNLGGKKVESVVDAKIPLYSVEVLEV; the protein is encoded by the coding sequence ATGTCACTGCCGAGCTTCACAAACCAATTTCCTGTGGCAGTATTGCCAAGAGTCGGAGATGTGGATTTAAACGAGAGAGTGGCATTTCCTCCACTCACGTCACTTGCCTCATCGAGCGATGACTTGACTGTGGTTGACTTTGCCGTGTCCAAGTCAATGATTGCATCATACTTGATCAAGCCCAGTCCCAAACTCTTGTGGTCGTATGCATTACGACCCTCAGCTATTGTCGAAAGCATAGACGTGTTGGACCAAAACGCAGATGGCAAGAAATATTACCTTGTTGGTATTACAGAGAGAAGAAACTACCAGATCTTGTTAGTTGAAACTGATGTTGGAACCACTGCCGATGGTAACGTTAATATTACAACTTCTAAGGAATATACTTTGACAAAAACAGACGACCGAATATTGCTAGTGAAATTCTTGAGTTTGCAAAAAATCCTTGTCTCATATGCTAGTGGAACAGTGGAGATTATCAGTTTTGATAGTGAAAAAGACGAGGACGCATTACAAAGTAGTACCAAGATTGAAtcaaagagaagagaacaTGTTATTTACAGTACCATGGTGACTGATTTAGAAGGAACCTTGCTCTTGAAAGTATCAAAACCAACGAGTTCTAAAACGACATTGATTTATAAGCTAATATCCATTACTTTTGACACTACACAATCACTTGCTGAAGTACAAAATATTcaaaaagagtttaaaCTGGActcttgctcttttgcATACAATGCAGGTATCTTGTACCAATATTACGACTCAAGAATCGAGGCAATTTCAATTGTGAATTTCACCAacacaaaacacacacTTGCTCTCGACTCAATTATTGAACCCAATTTTGCAGTTTCGTTAAAGGCTCCTGCTCCAGATAGAGTGTTGTTAGCCAATGGAGATAAATTGTACTTGATCAATGTCAAATATGGTGCATTATTATCCGAGTACAAATCTGTCTCGAGCTCATCCAACCCTGTTGCCGATATAGTCTCCATTTGCCAAGTCATTTCGGTCAAGGGTCAATCACAAAACACTTTGAATACAACAGCGTTTTATCTCAACTTAAAGAATAAGGATAAGAATTTGTACTtgaatgttgttgatgttaaTGTTGgccaaaacaaattgagcGAATGCTTGGGTAAAGCTTTGACATTTGCAAGTGGTAAAAGCTTGCAAAATCCAAAAGATCTTTATGACGAAAATTCGTTGAAAACAACATCACATACTGATGCCAATGGACATTCCAAGAGCGAACTTGATGAAGTATATGACAGTTTGAAAGAGGCGCAAGAGCAAAAAGATATTGACCAATGGGAATCTATTCTCATTCCTTAtttgaagaataaaaaatcgtggaaagaaattaagcaaaagcaaaagcaaaaaaaccTTAAATCACGTAAAAAAGATCAAGTTTATCAATTCAAAGAGTTTGAAGTTGAGCATGACAGGATAGTCAATATTGAATTTGTTCAGTCCTTATTTGAACTCATCTTTGTGACTAGTCCATCTTTGCAGTTTAAAGATGCAGATTTTATTCCAGAATATACCTTGATGTATTTACTTACCAGTCCCATTTTCCCTTCGAGTTATGCACAAGGTTTGATTCCACTTTTTGAGCAAGTCAACAACAAGACCTTGATGAGACAAGCAATTATCACATGTTCAAATATCCCATTAAAGGATCTTGTGCAACAATTTGTAAAGGAATCTGATTTGGACGTGTTTACAGATTTGATTGATCGTATTGTTGTCAATTACTCTATTAGTGAGATTACTGCTGTTTTCAATGAAGTTGTCAAGTCGTATGATGGTGCAATTGATATCATTGGCCTCGTTAACAAATTGCTTGCTGTTAAGACATATAATAATTGGAATCTTATTGAGATCTTGATCAACATCAATGGTTTGTTCAACTGGACAGATGAGAATATCGAGAGAATGGAGAGCTTGGTTGATTCCAAGATTGAAGTATTGGATATTAATGCATATAATGTAACCTTGGTCGATCAAGTtgcattgaaaaagaatcaaattGCCAATTCCagcaagaaacaaaaacaaaaagagaaacagaTTATGGATGTTGAGGCTATGGgtcttttgaaaattacTGATCAGACAAACTTGGGTGGTAAGAAGGTTGAAAGTGTTGTTGATGCAAAGATCCCATTATACTCTGTTGAAGTATTGGAAGTATAG